Proteins found in one Magnolia sinica isolate HGM2019 chromosome 5, MsV1, whole genome shotgun sequence genomic segment:
- the LOC131246174 gene encoding protein terminal ear1 homolog, whose product MNRTGDRFPGILDPGAEEFRPQNQFALLQPQIYYPYPSSYPVSFYEGGGVGYQEPPPAHVRPAPTAAATRALLLSLVPAHVTESRVRMELEVFGEVRAVQMERLGEGIVTVHFYDLRDAQTALVEIQEQHMRQQSRLGQHYCSLVMGNWGCEGANSAVPMPLPLLGSRGLVGGQAVWAQFAVPAMIAEVADWQNQGTLVVFNLDSEVSSSNIKEIFEAFGPIKELRETPLKRQHRFVEFYDVRDAARALSEMNGKEIHGKRLVVEFSRPGGQGKRIAAAAAAASTPSSSSPSSNIYYRRNANYPPASLPLPPRLHGLSLDAFPRPPQTLQAMKRSIFGKGRASSPSSLASSSSRTAIEGEQDHPLRRNARKNPTNYPPSQPKPSARRSSSSKSHHQKKQADANFLFSEETISKDTRTTVMIKNIPNKYSQKLLLNMLDNHCIHCNEQIAEGEEEDEPLSAYDFVYLPIDFTNKCNVGYGFVNLTSPKAAWRLYKSFHLQAWEVFNSRKICQVTYARLQGLEALKEHFKNSKFACDTDEYLPVVFYPPRDGKQLTEPIAIGGHATKVKKTASGPGRRKKVDEQMDGGDSSTTTTSNQVEVGEDDDDADDGDESDGDEDGLPEVMLSSCSLSNEAQQQPKALSCAQVS is encoded by the exons ATGAACAGGACAGGCGACAGGTTTCCGGGGATACTCGACCCTGGAGCAGAGGAGTTCCGGCCTCAGAACCAGTTTGCCCTCCTCCAACCCCAAATTTACTACCCCTACCCTTCCTCCTACCCGGTTTCCTTCTACGAGGGCGGGGGGGTCGGATACCAGGAGCCACCTCCGGCGCACGTTAGACCAGCGCCGACAGCGGCGGCGACGCGGGCGCTGCTTCTGAGCTTGGTGCCAGCGCATGTTACGGAGTCGAGGGTGAGGATGGAATTGGAAGTGTTTGGAGAGGTGAGGGCGGTGCAGATGGAGAGGTTGGGAGAAGGGATCGTGACCGTTCATTTCTACGATCTGAGGGATGCGCAGACGGCGCTGGTGGAGATACAGGAGCAGCATATGAGGCAGCAGAGCCGGTTGGGGCAACATTACTGCTCGTTGGTGATGGGGAATTGGGGGTGTGAAGGTGCGAATTCTGCGGTGCCCATGCCGTTGCCGTTGCTCGGCAGTCGTGGACTTGTAGGAGGCCAGGCCGTGTGGGCCCAGTTCGCAGTACCGGCGATGATAGCTGAGGTTGCTGATTGGCAGAATCAAGGGACGCTGGTagttttcaatttggattcgGAGGTCTCCTCCAGCAACATCAAAGAGATTTTCGAGGCTTTTG GGCCTATTAAAGAATTGAGAGAGACGCCATTGAAACGACAGCATCGATTCGTTGAGTTCTATGATGTTAGAGATGCTGCTCGAGCTCTTTCAGAGATGAACGGTAAGGAAATTCATGGAAAGCGCCTGGTGGTCGAATTCAGCCGGCCTGGTGGCCAGGGAAAGAGGATTGCTGCTGCCGCCGCCGCTGCCTCAACACCATCATCATCCTCACCATCATCCAACATCTATTACAGGAGAAATGCCAATTACCCACCGGCGTCACTGCCCTTGCCACCAAGGCTACATGGGCTTTCTTTGGATGCATTTCCCCGTCCACCTCAGACCCTCCAAGCAATGAAGAGATCCATTTTCGGCAAAGGAAGAGCTTCCTCACCATCGTCACtagccagcagcagcagcaggactGCAATTGAAGGGGAGCAAGACCATCCATTGAGGAGGAATGCAAGGAAGAACCCCACCAACTACCCGCCATCACAACCAAAGCCGTCCGCTCGTCGATCTTCCTCTTCGAAGAGCCATCACCAGAAGAAGCAAGCAGATGCCAATTTCCTCTTCAGTGAAGAAACCATCAGCAAAGACACCAGAACGACTGTCATGATCAAGAACATACCTAACAAGTACAG TCAGAAGCTACTGTTGAACATGCTGGACAACCACTGCATTCACTGCAACGAGCAGATTGCTGAGGGAGAGGAAGAAGACGAGCCTTTGTCTGCCTACGACTTCGTGTATCTGCCCATCGATTTCAC GAACAAGTGCAATGTGGGGTATGGGTTCGTGAATTTAACGTCTCCCAAGGCAGCATGGAGACTCTACAAATCTTTCCACTTGCAGGCGTGGGAGGTCTTCAACTCCAGGAAGATCTGCCAAGTCACCTACGCTCGGTTGCAg GGTTTGGAAGCGCTGAAAGAGCATTTCAAGAACTCCAAGTTTGCATGCGACACGGACGAGTATTTGCCTGTTGTATTCTATCCACCTCGAGATGGGAAGCAGCTGACGGAGCCGATTGCTATCGGTGGGCACGCTACTAAGGTGAAGAAGACCGCGAGTGGTCCTGGAAGGAGGAAGAAGGTTGAtgagcagatggacggtggggattcgtCTACCACCACGACGTCGAATCAGGTAGAGGTTGGTGAGGATGACGACGACGCTGATGATGGTGATGAATCGGACGGTGATGAAGATGGGCTTCCCGAAGTGATGTTGAGTAGCTGCTCGTTAAGCAATGAAGCTCAGCAGCAGCCCAAGGCTTTGAGCTGTGCTCAGGTTAGCTAA